From a region of the Corallococcus coralloides DSM 2259 genome:
- a CDS encoding MXAN_6640 family putative metalloprotease: MTPGVPTLLLLLTGAGTPRGLPHEREAVVGLAAESGRPTSPTAQAPRYERGDMVESVVSPGERFRIHFTRQGKHAVPAADADGNGVPDFVELVGRTYERVATFYVDLGFRLPPDDTNPAGDDGGDGRFDVYLVDFAGIGDGAFRQETCLDGVTRCTGYMLQENDFAGYHYPSDAEAVEILASHEFFHAVQAAYRPDLGGIASEGTAVWATERFEPALDDLERFTRGYMLTPDSPLVLDPAGPGVTFTYGAGLFFQFLGEHYGDGALLALLEESVRQPEARWPVLLDTCLRRDFASSFDAAFTRFATWNLGTGARATPGFGYARAEGYAPVTTTAAALPTTIERVRVAAAASQILEVPGGASFVGASFEPEPGIDPATVHLVLAAVTDDAVLRVVTVDGPDALRARVAADDATRVVVAVVDGRMEGLGRYGRLCIAATGQAASCAPLEETDAGTDAGTGDAGTGDAGTVDAGRPVEPIDDPRTPSDDGGCQAAGGPLSGALVALLLGGGLRARRRSRAR; this comes from the coding sequence ATGACCCCCGGGGTTCCCACGCTGCTCCTGCTGCTGACTGGCGCGGGAACCCCGCGCGGCCTTCCGCACGAGCGGGAGGCCGTGGTGGGGCTGGCCGCCGAGTCCGGGCGGCCCACCTCGCCGACCGCGCAAGCGCCGCGCTATGAGCGCGGAGACATGGTGGAGTCCGTCGTGTCGCCGGGCGAGCGCTTCCGCATCCACTTCACCCGCCAGGGCAAGCACGCCGTGCCCGCGGCGGACGCGGATGGCAACGGCGTGCCCGACTTCGTGGAGCTCGTCGGGCGCACCTACGAACGCGTGGCGACGTTCTACGTGGACCTGGGCTTCCGCCTGCCGCCCGACGATACGAATCCGGCCGGAGACGACGGCGGCGACGGCCGCTTCGACGTGTACCTGGTGGACTTCGCGGGGATTGGCGACGGCGCCTTCCGGCAGGAGACCTGTCTGGACGGCGTCACGCGTTGCACGGGCTACATGCTCCAGGAGAACGACTTCGCGGGCTACCACTACCCGTCAGACGCCGAGGCCGTGGAGATCCTCGCAAGCCACGAGTTCTTCCACGCGGTGCAGGCCGCCTACCGGCCCGACCTGGGAGGCATCGCCTCCGAGGGCACCGCCGTCTGGGCCACCGAGCGCTTCGAGCCCGCGCTCGACGACCTGGAGCGCTTCACCCGCGGCTACATGCTCACCCCGGACAGCCCCCTGGTGCTGGACCCCGCGGGGCCGGGCGTGACCTTCACCTACGGCGCGGGGCTCTTCTTCCAGTTCCTCGGCGAGCACTACGGCGACGGCGCGCTCCTCGCGTTGCTGGAGGAGTCCGTGCGGCAGCCGGAGGCCCGCTGGCCGGTGCTGCTGGACACCTGTCTGCGCCGCGACTTCGCCTCCAGCTTCGACGCGGCCTTCACCCGGTTCGCCACCTGGAACCTGGGCACCGGCGCGCGCGCGACGCCGGGGTTCGGCTACGCGCGAGCGGAGGGCTATGCGCCGGTGACGACGACGGCGGCGGCGCTCCCCACCACGATCGAACGCGTGCGCGTCGCGGCGGCGGCTTCGCAAATCCTCGAAGTGCCCGGCGGCGCGTCGTTCGTGGGCGCGTCGTTCGAGCCCGAGCCCGGCATCGACCCGGCCACCGTGCACCTGGTCCTCGCGGCCGTCACGGATGACGCCGTGCTGCGGGTGGTGACCGTGGACGGGCCGGACGCCCTGCGCGCCCGGGTGGCCGCGGATGACGCCACGCGCGTGGTGGTGGCTGTCGTGGACGGCCGGATGGAAGGCCTGGGGCGCTATGGCCGGCTGTGCATCGCGGCCACCGGCCAGGCCGCGTCCTGCGCGCCGCTCGAGGAGACCGACGCGGGCACGGATGCCGGCACCGGTGATGCGGGCACCGGTGATGCGGGGACCGTCGATGCGGGCAGGCCCGTGGAGCCCATCGATGATCCGCGCACGCCCTCGGATGACGGTGGCTGCCAGGCCGCGGGGGGCCCCCTGTCCGGTGCGCTCGTCGCGCTGCTGCTCGGCGGGGGCCTGCGGGCCCGGCGGCGCTCACGGGCGCGTTAG
- a CDS encoding HmuY family protein, whose protein sequence is MSNPGGVVRKSGARWFGMGAVAALALAVVAPGCSSDECVDAFDCRDEGAAPAGQAWTCNADKKCELRTLTPDEQENPETDAGTGGETDAGTETDAGTGGETDAGTETDAGTPVDGGAELCRNAVACSEQSIDKLRLRTNINDGGVVEEGTTEGEHLTFLDGRGGGTSVPDSYTYARFTDTGLEKVSIDDRSSLDSTAWDVAVRRYVVRFNSGVSGPSCVTVAQTPDGTTFESVTAVPTDAQFVAENYYTADTCTFSGDPYGIQSPATQTLSYWEYPGCVAMTNKVYLVQLANGRHLKLQVASFYDPAVQEECRTTGKVSSTASSGSIRLRWAWLP, encoded by the coding sequence ATGAGCAACCCTGGAGGGGTGGTCCGGAAGAGCGGTGCACGGTGGTTCGGCATGGGGGCCGTGGCGGCCCTCGCGCTGGCCGTGGTGGCGCCGGGATGCAGCAGCGACGAGTGCGTGGATGCGTTCGACTGCCGCGATGAGGGCGCGGCCCCCGCGGGCCAGGCGTGGACCTGCAACGCGGACAAGAAGTGCGAGCTGCGCACCCTGACGCCGGACGAGCAGGAGAATCCGGAGACGGACGCGGGCACCGGCGGCGAGACAGACGCGGGCACGGAGACCGACGCGGGCACCGGCGGCGAGACAGACGCGGGCACGGAGACCGACGCGGGCACGCCCGTGGACGGTGGCGCGGAGCTGTGCCGCAACGCCGTGGCCTGCTCGGAGCAGAGCATCGACAAGCTCCGGCTTAGGACCAACATCAACGACGGCGGCGTGGTGGAGGAGGGCACGACGGAGGGCGAGCACCTCACGTTCCTGGACGGTCGCGGGGGCGGCACGAGCGTGCCGGATTCGTACACCTACGCGCGCTTCACGGACACGGGCCTGGAGAAGGTCTCCATCGATGACCGGTCCTCGCTGGACTCGACGGCGTGGGATGTCGCGGTGCGCCGGTACGTCGTCCGCTTCAACAGCGGCGTGTCCGGCCCGTCGTGCGTGACGGTGGCGCAGACGCCGGATGGGACGACGTTCGAGTCGGTGACGGCCGTGCCCACGGACGCGCAGTTCGTGGCGGAGAACTACTACACCGCCGACACCTGCACGTTCTCCGGGGACCCGTACGGCATCCAGAGCCCGGCGACGCAGACGCTCTCGTACTGGGAGTACCCCGGCTGCGTGGCGATGACGAACAAGGTCTACCTCGTCCAGCTGGCGAACGGCCGCCACTTGAAGCTGCAGGTCGCGAGCTTCTACGACCCCGCGGTGCAGGAGGAGTGCAGGACGACGGGCAAGGTGAGCTCGACGGCCAGCTCGGGATCGATCCGCCTGCGGTGGGCCTGGCTGCCGTGA
- the dacB gene encoding D-alanyl-D-alanine carboxypeptidase/D-alanyl-D-alanine-endopeptidase — protein MRRALLSASVVALFLSACTHTAATPDGAPRDTLPGVTRALLETLEADGALAGAYVVDARTGEPLFTHRENVRLLPASTMKVVSTSAVLSALGADFRFTTPVFLEGSQAGGLFLGDVVAQASGDPSLGSWRFPETALACDRIAEAFQARGIHQWRGNVRISGTDGLDGGMGPGWAWDDAAYAYSAAPTPFVFRENVVDLALARAPGATCADAPSVQWTPTFATLSAVVNVDVNAERANLACVRGGGGVRCTWRSPTGGPCPQAAAVKLSVDAPEALFAACVDDALARHGITRLPLSLEAPTPPMPPMPSPLVELTSPPLSELVRVTNKESLNLYAERLGMRFARERTGNEGYAALRTALVAELARRGVPTKDLRPVDGSGLSRYNLASPRGMARVLLTSLQEPYGAALVDSLPVLGVDGTLAGRKTKPSTAGRIRAKTGTLTGQKCFVGVAERPNDTEHPRVVFALMLGNMDEGTKPNANETFDTFSTALVELPLR, from the coding sequence ATGCGCCGCGCCCTCCTTTCCGCCAGCGTCGTTGCCCTCTTCCTGTCCGCCTGCACCCACACGGCCGCCACGCCGGACGGCGCCCCGCGCGACACCCTGCCCGGAGTCACCAGGGCCCTGCTGGAGACCCTGGAGGCGGACGGCGCGCTCGCGGGCGCGTACGTGGTGGACGCGCGCACCGGCGAGCCCCTCTTCACCCACCGCGAGAACGTGCGGCTGTTGCCCGCGTCCACCATGAAGGTGGTGTCCACGTCCGCCGTGCTGTCCGCGCTGGGAGCGGACTTCCGCTTCACCACCCCGGTCTTCCTGGAGGGCTCGCAGGCGGGAGGCCTGTTCCTGGGCGACGTGGTGGCGCAGGCGTCCGGGGACCCATCGCTGGGCTCGTGGCGCTTCCCGGAGACGGCGCTCGCGTGCGACCGCATCGCGGAGGCCTTCCAGGCGCGCGGCATCCACCAGTGGCGCGGCAACGTGCGCATCTCCGGCACGGATGGCCTGGACGGCGGCATGGGCCCGGGCTGGGCCTGGGATGACGCGGCCTATGCCTACAGCGCGGCGCCCACGCCCTTCGTCTTCCGAGAGAACGTGGTGGACCTGGCGCTGGCGCGCGCCCCCGGCGCCACCTGCGCGGACGCGCCCTCCGTCCAGTGGACCCCCACCTTCGCCACGCTGTCCGCGGTGGTGAACGTGGACGTCAACGCGGAGCGCGCGAACCTGGCCTGCGTGCGCGGAGGCGGCGGAGTGCGCTGCACGTGGCGCTCGCCCACGGGCGGTCCGTGCCCCCAGGCCGCCGCGGTGAAGCTTTCCGTGGACGCACCGGAAGCCCTCTTCGCCGCGTGCGTGGACGACGCGCTGGCGCGGCATGGCATCACACGGCTGCCGCTGTCCCTGGAGGCCCCCACCCCGCCCATGCCCCCCATGCCGTCCCCGCTGGTGGAGCTGACCAGCCCGCCCCTGTCGGAGCTGGTGCGCGTGACGAACAAGGAGAGCCTCAACCTGTACGCGGAGCGGCTGGGCATGCGCTTTGCCCGCGAGCGCACCGGCAACGAAGGCTACGCCGCGCTGCGCACGGCCCTGGTGGCGGAGCTGGCGCGCCGGGGCGTGCCCACCAAGGACCTGCGTCCCGTGGATGGCAGCGGCCTGTCCCGATACAACCTGGCGTCGCCCCGGGGCATGGCGCGCGTGCTGCTCACCAGCCTCCAGGAGCCGTATGGCGCCGCGCTGGTGGACAGCCTGCCGGTGCTGGGCGTGGACGGGACGCTGGCGGGGCGCAAGACGAAGCCGTCCACCGCGGGCCGCATCCGCGCGAAGACGGGCACGCTCACGGGACAGAAGTGCTTCGTGGGCGTGGCGGAGCGGCCGAACGACACGGAGCACCCGCGCGTCGTCTTCGCGCTGATGCTCGGCAACATGGACGAGGGCACGAAGCCCAACGCCAACGAGACCTTCGACACCTTCTCCACCGCCCTGGTGGAGCTGCCCCTGCGATGA
- the rdgC gene encoding recombination-associated protein RdgC: MPVLRGAVTFSRFRTEPAKDAPSDVKRWMTKGLKSHAFEPIDRRSEEERAAGFVELENPESSEFATGNLFYGEYALFAFRIDTLKVPASMMKSELDKWAAAFGKENGRPPARAEKNKQRAELKQLLRQRAVPRTSTLDVTWNLKTHTVQVWAASRKTVDEICVALEGALAVKVIGITPASMAQRAGIDEKALGPTAELIGMDLPATASVEDAHGEA; this comes from the coding sequence ATGCCTGTCCTACGTGGTGCCGTGACCTTTTCGCGCTTCCGGACCGAGCCGGCCAAGGATGCGCCGTCCGACGTCAAGCGCTGGATGACCAAGGGACTCAAGTCCCATGCGTTCGAGCCCATCGACCGCCGCTCCGAGGAGGAGCGCGCCGCGGGGTTTGTCGAGTTGGAGAACCCGGAGTCCTCCGAGTTCGCCACCGGCAACCTCTTCTATGGCGAGTACGCCCTGTTCGCGTTCCGCATCGACACGCTGAAGGTGCCCGCGTCGATGATGAAGTCGGAGCTGGACAAGTGGGCCGCCGCCTTCGGCAAGGAGAACGGCCGGCCGCCCGCGCGCGCGGAGAAGAACAAGCAGCGCGCGGAGCTCAAGCAGCTGTTGCGTCAGCGCGCCGTGCCGCGCACCAGCACGCTGGACGTGACGTGGAACCTGAAGACGCACACGGTGCAGGTCTGGGCCGCGTCGCGCAAGACAGTGGATGAAATCTGCGTGGCGCTGGAAGGCGCCCTCGCGGTGAAGGTGATTGGCATCACGCCCGCGTCCATGGCGCAGCGCGCGGGCATCGACGAGAAGGCCCTGGGCCCCACGGCGGAGCTCATTGGCATGGACCTGCCGGCGACGGCTTCGGTGGAGGACGCCCATGGCGAGGCGTGA
- a CDS encoding DUF5953 family protein — MTRRRALTLIVYAPALMGNNSRTVAVVHGMEKAFPGLRLEWKLDEGGRPIALPQRDAWLLASNKDGGFPIVCNGDERYPVTVWGMESSGILSPGGQAQLEVHAKLPLDEPVIAAAATLLEAVAEGARSFWGHASPYGYGSEVAQQFRRSPDGPERSPRGLPMLNLPEKLPAPEIPCFLGWVNYWSAAAAEVIGFPDPARDAELLSRARRTPSGGWIVQLTETPLDYDNPVHLDALKRAYERFPAIGGRSTPLP; from the coding sequence ATGACCAGGCGGAGAGCCCTTACCCTTATCGTCTACGCGCCTGCGCTCATGGGTAACAACAGCCGCACAGTCGCCGTCGTCCATGGGATGGAGAAAGCGTTCCCCGGCCTACGCCTGGAGTGGAAACTAGATGAAGGCGGGCGACCCATTGCATTGCCACAGCGCGATGCATGGCTCTTGGCGAGCAACAAGGACGGTGGATTCCCAATCGTGTGCAACGGCGATGAACGTTACCCCGTGACGGTCTGGGGAATGGAAAGCTCAGGCATCCTCAGCCCAGGCGGTCAGGCCCAGCTTGAAGTCCACGCAAAACTGCCCTTGGACGAGCCTGTAATCGCGGCAGCGGCGACTCTGCTTGAGGCCGTGGCGGAGGGGGCACGTTCATTCTGGGGGCACGCGTCGCCGTACGGCTACGGCTCGGAAGTCGCGCAGCAGTTTCGCCGATCACCGGACGGACCTGAGCGTTCACCCCGTGGGCTTCCCATGCTCAACCTTCCAGAGAAGCTCCCAGCGCCTGAGATTCCCTGTTTCCTCGGGTGGGTGAACTATTGGTCCGCGGCTGCCGCGGAGGTCATCGGGTTCCCGGATCCTGCTCGTGATGCCGAGCTACTCTCGCGGGCACGTCGCACTCCGTCAGGCGGGTGGATCGTGCAGCTCACGGAGACTCCGCTCGATTACGACAACCCCGTGCACTTGGACGCGCTCAAGCGGGCCTACGAACGCTTTCCAGCAATCGGCGGACGCTCAACGCCTTTGCCCTGA
- a CDS encoding LysM peptidoglycan-binding domain-containing protein translates to MTVSNIRIKSGDTLTGLAKRYNTTVDALAKANNIKDPNKIQAGKSLKVQDGFDTKGTTRSSAGTKTSGDSFTQSTDGAKATTPATNTSSSSATSGELGGLSRKYEARGPGTVSTGKGDKGGVSYGSYQFASANGSAQSFVNSLKKTHPEFHQALSGSKPGSAQFSAAWKQLAAKDPKGFDKAQHDYIKATHYDKGAANIKNATGIDLDKRSAALRDVAWSTSVQHGPGKADDIFKKALAGRDPSKVSDEQLIKDIYAERGRTNGNGTLVHFSGSSKDVQKGVANRFKSEAKDALAMLKQEKSGATTKPANTNTGVVPPSVNNDSRPGRTEGQGTNTSRPTTEAAPANTEQVAPSKDKPAVHVKVPYYSQFENGHGYTASDTACFKAATAMSRDAGATVLGPDRRIQVGTSENGVGALKVDSKKAAEGRNYIDKQLEAGKPVVVGVSHKDASYNADGLTDHFVTITGRGVDDKGRTYYTFHDPGTKNASTGKDTNPNNRFYVDDKTGNMYRPGKAANGYVTERHYDVAMVRRNA, encoded by the coding sequence GTGACCGTCTCCAATATCCGCATCAAGTCGGGTGACACGCTTACCGGCCTGGCGAAGCGCTACAACACGACTGTCGATGCGCTGGCCAAGGCGAACAACATCAAGGATCCGAACAAGATCCAGGCCGGCAAGTCGCTGAAGGTGCAGGACGGCTTCGACACGAAGGGCACCACCCGGTCGAGCGCGGGGACGAAGACGTCGGGCGACAGCTTCACGCAGTCCACCGACGGCGCGAAGGCGACGACGCCCGCGACGAACACGTCCTCCAGCAGCGCGACCAGCGGGGAGCTGGGCGGGCTGAGCCGCAAGTACGAGGCGCGCGGCCCCGGCACCGTGTCCACGGGCAAGGGCGACAAGGGCGGCGTGTCCTACGGCTCCTACCAGTTCGCCTCCGCGAACGGGTCCGCGCAGTCGTTCGTCAACTCGCTGAAGAAGACGCACCCGGAGTTCCACCAGGCGCTGTCGGGCAGCAAGCCGGGCTCCGCGCAGTTCTCCGCCGCGTGGAAGCAGCTGGCGGCGAAGGACCCGAAGGGCTTCGACAAGGCGCAGCACGACTACATCAAGGCCACTCACTACGACAAGGGCGCCGCCAACATCAAGAATGCGACGGGCATCGACCTGGATAAGCGCTCCGCGGCGCTGCGGGACGTGGCCTGGTCCACCTCCGTGCAGCACGGCCCGGGCAAGGCGGATGACATCTTCAAGAAGGCGCTGGCCGGGCGCGACCCCTCGAAGGTAAGCGACGAGCAGCTCATCAAGGACATCTACGCCGAGCGCGGCCGCACCAACGGCAACGGCACCCTGGTGCACTTCTCCGGCAGCTCCAAGGACGTGCAGAAGGGCGTGGCCAACCGCTTCAAGTCGGAGGCGAAGGACGCGCTCGCGATGCTGAAGCAGGAGAAGTCGGGCGCCACGACGAAGCCGGCCAACACCAACACGGGCGTGGTTCCCCCGTCCGTGAACAACGACTCCAGGCCGGGCCGCACGGAAGGCCAGGGCACGAACACCTCCAGGCCCACCACGGAGGCGGCCCCCGCGAACACGGAGCAGGTGGCCCCGTCCAAGGACAAGCCGGCGGTGCACGTGAAGGTGCCGTACTACAGCCAGTTCGAGAACGGCCACGGCTACACCGCGAGCGACACGGCGTGCTTCAAGGCCGCGACGGCCATGTCGCGCGACGCGGGCGCGACCGTGCTGGGCCCCGACCGCCGCATCCAGGTGGGCACGAGCGAGAACGGCGTCGGCGCGCTGAAGGTGGACTCGAAGAAGGCCGCCGAGGGCCGCAACTACATCGACAAGCAGCTGGAGGCCGGCAAGCCGGTGGTGGTGGGCGTCAGCCACAAGGACGCGAGCTATAACGCGGACGGCCTCACGGACCACTTCGTGACCATCACGGGCCGCGGCGTCGACGACAAGGGCCGCACCTACTACACGTTCCACGACCCGGGCACGAAGAACGCCAGCACGGGCAAGGACACGAACCCGAACAACCGCTTCTACGTGGATGACAAGACGGGGAACATGTACCGCCCCGGCAAGGCCGCGAACGGCTACGTGACGGAGCGCCACTACGACGTGGCCATGGTGCGCCGCAACGCGTAG